From a region of the Micropterus dolomieu isolate WLL.071019.BEF.003 ecotype Adirondacks linkage group LG21, ASM2129224v1, whole genome shotgun sequence genome:
- the fbxl17 gene encoding F-box/LRR-repeat protein 17 isoform X1 produces MGHLLSKNGYRLKKRTRKLHHRKKKKRNCFLQLPCMLCFIVHGNSSGIDDDSDHLETGVNGSVCRHNSITGISVPGVGGVGIGAAAASKLAERYATLASPEDCSRLLLSPRELAIWEGQGKSLLSAVPAKLIPPPALFRTAGVSVTVPIPLPVPSCTSDYTEMVCKRKCSEVQRCTPCKQPRCAFAAPDGGLENGGVGGGGGEAASNSETGHCHLPLCPLPSSSASSSSASSSTSSPADGCCGLGLHADLPHSSDSSPCCLHHYDDCQARSSDAADNLSINHLPSSILLKVLSHLTVKERCLCASLVCKYWRDLCLDFQFWKQIDLSGLQQVNDDLLVKIASRRQNVTEINISDCRGVYDHGVSSLASHCPGLQKYTAYRCKQLGDMSLSALATHCPLLVKVHVGNQDKLTDEALKKMGEHCSELKDIHLGQCYSITDEGMVALARGCRKLQRLYLQENKLKTQVQKKGTDYFQPPLDVTVFQCLTTACQLLSFCRPQLVDTNAELCTSPPNHNRIMSISSFTVSVI; encoded by the exons ATGGGCCATCTTCTCTCGAAAAATGGTTACCGCCTGAAGAAGAGGACACGCAAGTTGCAtcacaggaagaagaagaagaggaactgTTTCTTGCAGCTGCCTTGCATGCTGTGCTTCATTGTCCACGGCAACAGCAGCGGTATTGACGACGACAGCGACCATTTGGAGACCGGTGTCAACGGTAGCGTGTGTCGTCACAACAGCATCACCGGAATCAGTGTTCCTGGTGTGGGTGGAGTTGGCATCGGAGCAGCAGCTGCCTCGAAGCTAGCTGAGCGATACGCAACACTCGCATCTCCTGAGGATTGCTCCAGGTTGTTGTTGTCACCCCGGGAGCTGGCTATCTGGGAGGGCCAAGGGAAGAGCCTTTTATCAGCCGTTCCTGCCAAACTTATTCCTCCACCGGCACTTTTCCGAACCGCTGGGGTGTCTGTGACCGTACCCATACCTTTGCCTGTGCCTAGCTGCACGAGCGACTACACTGAGATG GTGTGTAAGAGGAAGTGCTCAGAGGTGCAGAGGTGCACCCCCTGCAAGCAGCCACGCTGCGCCTTCGCTGCCCCTGACGGAGGGCTGGAGAACGGAGGAgtgggaggaggtgggggagagGCCGCCTCGAATTCCGAAACTGGCCACTGCCACCTTCCCCTCTGTCCGCTTCCTTCCTCCTCcgcttcttcttcctctgcctcctcctctacctcctcaCCTGCTGATGGCTGCTGCGGGTTGGGTCTTCATGCTGATTTGCCCCACAGTTCAGACTCGTCCCCCTGCTGCCTGCATCATTATGACGACTGCCAGGCGAGAAGTTCTGATGCTGCTGATAACTTAAGTATCAACCACCTGCCTTCCTCCATCCTTCTAAAG GTGCTCTCCCACTTGACCGTGAAGGAACGCTGTCTGTGTGCCTCTCTGGTTTGTAAGTACTGGAGGGACCTCTGCTTGGACTTCCAGTTCTGGAAGCAAATCGACCTCAGTGGCCTACAACAA GTAAACGATGATCTCCTGGTGAAAATAGCCTCTcgcaggcagaatgtgacagagATTAACATCTCTGATTGCCGAGGGGTCTATGACCATGGTGTGTCATCCCTGGCCTCACACTGTCCAGGCCTGCAGAAGTACACTGCATACCGCTGTAAGCAGCTTGGTGACATGTCCCTGTCGGCCTTGGCTACACACTGCCCTCTGCTGGTGAAGGTGCATGTGGGCAACCAGGACAAACTAACGGATGAAGCACTAAAAAAG ATGGGAGAGCACTGCAGTGAGCTAAAGGACATCCACTTGGGTCAGTGCTACAGTATCACAGACGAGGGCATGGTGGCCTTGGCTAGAGGATGCCGTAAACTGCAGAGACTCTACTTGCAAGAGAACAAGCTG AAGACCCAGGTACAGAAGAAAGGGACAGACTACTTTCAaccaccactagatgtcactgttTTCCAATGTCTGACAACAGCCTGCCAGCTGCTGTCTTTTTGTAGGCCACAGCTTGTTGATACTAATGCTGAGTTGTGCACTTCTCCACCAAATCACAACCGCATAATGAGCATATCCTCTTTTACTGTGTCTGTCATTTAG
- the fbxl17 gene encoding F-box/LRR-repeat protein 17 isoform X2, with protein sequence MGHLLSKNGYRLKKRTRKLHHRKKKKRNCFLQLPCMLCFIVHGNSSGIDDDSDHLETGVNGSVCRHNSITGISVPGVGGVGIGAAAASKLAERYATLASPEDCSRLLLSPRELAIWEGQGKSLLSAVPAKLIPPPALFRTAGVSVTVPIPLPVPSCTSDYTEMVCKRKCSEVQRCTPCKQPRCAFAAPDGGLENGGVGGGGGEAASNSETGHCHLPLCPLPSSSASSSSASSSTSSPADGCCGLGLHADLPHSSDSSPCCLHHYDDCQARSSDAADNLSINHLPSSILLKVLSHLTVKERCLCASLVCKYWRDLCLDFQFWKQIDLSGLQQVNDDLLVKIASRRQNVTEINISDCRGVYDHGVSSLASHCPGLQKYTAYRCKQLGDMSLSALATHCPLLVKVHVGNQDKLTDEALKKMGEHCSELKDIHLGQCYSITDEGMVALARGCRKLQRLYLQENKLKRVSKRPVRLFLEAWSLFIEAGPDVRKTSLFQRLTAAHQAAPLLLLSFIEV encoded by the exons ATGGGCCATCTTCTCTCGAAAAATGGTTACCGCCTGAAGAAGAGGACACGCAAGTTGCAtcacaggaagaagaagaagaggaactgTTTCTTGCAGCTGCCTTGCATGCTGTGCTTCATTGTCCACGGCAACAGCAGCGGTATTGACGACGACAGCGACCATTTGGAGACCGGTGTCAACGGTAGCGTGTGTCGTCACAACAGCATCACCGGAATCAGTGTTCCTGGTGTGGGTGGAGTTGGCATCGGAGCAGCAGCTGCCTCGAAGCTAGCTGAGCGATACGCAACACTCGCATCTCCTGAGGATTGCTCCAGGTTGTTGTTGTCACCCCGGGAGCTGGCTATCTGGGAGGGCCAAGGGAAGAGCCTTTTATCAGCCGTTCCTGCCAAACTTATTCCTCCACCGGCACTTTTCCGAACCGCTGGGGTGTCTGTGACCGTACCCATACCTTTGCCTGTGCCTAGCTGCACGAGCGACTACACTGAGATG GTGTGTAAGAGGAAGTGCTCAGAGGTGCAGAGGTGCACCCCCTGCAAGCAGCCACGCTGCGCCTTCGCTGCCCCTGACGGAGGGCTGGAGAACGGAGGAgtgggaggaggtgggggagagGCCGCCTCGAATTCCGAAACTGGCCACTGCCACCTTCCCCTCTGTCCGCTTCCTTCCTCCTCcgcttcttcttcctctgcctcctcctctacctcctcaCCTGCTGATGGCTGCTGCGGGTTGGGTCTTCATGCTGATTTGCCCCACAGTTCAGACTCGTCCCCCTGCTGCCTGCATCATTATGACGACTGCCAGGCGAGAAGTTCTGATGCTGCTGATAACTTAAGTATCAACCACCTGCCTTCCTCCATCCTTCTAAAG GTGCTCTCCCACTTGACCGTGAAGGAACGCTGTCTGTGTGCCTCTCTGGTTTGTAAGTACTGGAGGGACCTCTGCTTGGACTTCCAGTTCTGGAAGCAAATCGACCTCAGTGGCCTACAACAA GTAAACGATGATCTCCTGGTGAAAATAGCCTCTcgcaggcagaatgtgacagagATTAACATCTCTGATTGCCGAGGGGTCTATGACCATGGTGTGTCATCCCTGGCCTCACACTGTCCAGGCCTGCAGAAGTACACTGCATACCGCTGTAAGCAGCTTGGTGACATGTCCCTGTCGGCCTTGGCTACACACTGCCCTCTGCTGGTGAAGGTGCATGTGGGCAACCAGGACAAACTAACGGATGAAGCACTAAAAAAG ATGGGAGAGCACTGCAGTGAGCTAAAGGACATCCACTTGGGTCAGTGCTACAGTATCACAGACGAGGGCATGGTGGCCTTGGCTAGAGGATGCCGTAAACTGCAGAGACTCTACTTGCAAGAGAACAAGCTG
- the fbxl17 gene encoding F-box/LRR-repeat protein 17 isoform X3 — protein sequence MGHLLSKNGYRLKKRTRKLHHRKKKKRNCFLQLPCMLCFIVHGNSSGIDDDSDHLETGVNGSVCRHNSITGISVPGVGGVGIGAAAASKLAERYATLASPEDCSRLLLSPRELAIWEGQGKSLLSAVPAKLIPPPALFRTAGVSVTVPIPLPVPSCTSDYTEMVCKRKCSEVQRCTPCKQPRCAFAAPDGGLENGGVGGGGGEAASNSETGHCHLPLCPLPSSSASSSSASSSTSSPADGCCGLGLHADLPHSSDSSPCCLHHYDDCQARSSDAADNLSINHLPSSILLKVLSHLTVKERCLCASLVCKYWRDLCLDFQFWKQIDLSGLQQVNDDLLVKIASRRQNVTEINISDCRGVYDHGVSSLASHCPGLQKYTAYRCKQLGDMSLSALATHCPLLVKVHVGNQDKLTDEALKKDGRALQ from the exons ATGGGCCATCTTCTCTCGAAAAATGGTTACCGCCTGAAGAAGAGGACACGCAAGTTGCAtcacaggaagaagaagaagaggaactgTTTCTTGCAGCTGCCTTGCATGCTGTGCTTCATTGTCCACGGCAACAGCAGCGGTATTGACGACGACAGCGACCATTTGGAGACCGGTGTCAACGGTAGCGTGTGTCGTCACAACAGCATCACCGGAATCAGTGTTCCTGGTGTGGGTGGAGTTGGCATCGGAGCAGCAGCTGCCTCGAAGCTAGCTGAGCGATACGCAACACTCGCATCTCCTGAGGATTGCTCCAGGTTGTTGTTGTCACCCCGGGAGCTGGCTATCTGGGAGGGCCAAGGGAAGAGCCTTTTATCAGCCGTTCCTGCCAAACTTATTCCTCCACCGGCACTTTTCCGAACCGCTGGGGTGTCTGTGACCGTACCCATACCTTTGCCTGTGCCTAGCTGCACGAGCGACTACACTGAGATG GTGTGTAAGAGGAAGTGCTCAGAGGTGCAGAGGTGCACCCCCTGCAAGCAGCCACGCTGCGCCTTCGCTGCCCCTGACGGAGGGCTGGAGAACGGAGGAgtgggaggaggtgggggagagGCCGCCTCGAATTCCGAAACTGGCCACTGCCACCTTCCCCTCTGTCCGCTTCCTTCCTCCTCcgcttcttcttcctctgcctcctcctctacctcctcaCCTGCTGATGGCTGCTGCGGGTTGGGTCTTCATGCTGATTTGCCCCACAGTTCAGACTCGTCCCCCTGCTGCCTGCATCATTATGACGACTGCCAGGCGAGAAGTTCTGATGCTGCTGATAACTTAAGTATCAACCACCTGCCTTCCTCCATCCTTCTAAAG GTGCTCTCCCACTTGACCGTGAAGGAACGCTGTCTGTGTGCCTCTCTGGTTTGTAAGTACTGGAGGGACCTCTGCTTGGACTTCCAGTTCTGGAAGCAAATCGACCTCAGTGGCCTACAACAA GTAAACGATGATCTCCTGGTGAAAATAGCCTCTcgcaggcagaatgtgacagagATTAACATCTCTGATTGCCGAGGGGTCTATGACCATGGTGTGTCATCCCTGGCCTCACACTGTCCAGGCCTGCAGAAGTACACTGCATACCGCTGTAAGCAGCTTGGTGACATGTCCCTGTCGGCCTTGGCTACACACTGCCCTCTGCTGGTGAAGGTGCATGTGGGCAACCAGGACAAACTAACGGATGAAGCACTAAAAAA AGATGGGAGAGCACTGCAGTGA